The Salvia miltiorrhiza cultivar Shanhuang (shh) chromosome 1, IMPLAD_Smil_shh, whole genome shotgun sequence genome has a window encoding:
- the LOC131007267 gene encoding tRNA:m(4)X modification enzyme TRM13-like: protein MATQCKFWLPKKRRFCANSPLLDSPFCGNHTQRSDAQWIPCPIDPSHSVLEENLETHLHRCPLLKQTQSLSRQPYYQKGINAGDDDDEEKEEDSSHRYSTFTSEMKRNAVYSMPLPKFLDLIAKIKSIHASICSTIPDSYRIPEACSIWTNREVDKKLPYKEKHVLQQASILGNLENFGVLRESCSSSGETSEEKDSKRERERDSDVPAVVEFGAGRGYLTQVLADCYGIKKVLLVERKSYKLKADRSLRQKESLVLDRLRIDIEDLNLNAVESLKGVGYIAIGKHLCGPATDMTLRCCIRQHSNENEAVQSQASCYLRGLAIATCCHHLCQWKSYISKKYISDMGFTKEDFHAITWFTSWAVDADHGSDFPVIDFSTQLEIMTTEKKELLLDTESCKVEDIVKNMQPIDRAVLGYMCKDIIDAARLMWAKAQGLKCELVKYVPVTISPENRVLMAK, encoded by the exons ATGGCGACACAGTGCAAATTTTGGCTTCCCAAGAAGAGGAGATTTTGTGCTAACTCCCCTCTCCTTGATTCTCC ATTCTGCGGTAACCACACGCAGAGGTCCGATGCGCAGTGGATTCCATGCCCAATCGACCCTTCTCA CTCTGTGCTCGAGGAAAATCTCGAGACTCACTTGCATAGATGCCCATTGCTGAAACAAACACAGTCCCTCTCGCGCCAGCCTTACTATCAAAAGGGCATTAATGCtggagatgatgatgatgaagaaaaagaagaggatTCTTCACATAGATATTCTACTTTTACTTCCGAGATGAAAAGGAATGCCGTCTATTCGATGCCCCTGCCCAAATTTTTGGACTTGATTGCTAAAATCAAGTCCATACATGCATCCATATGCAGCACCATTCCTGATTCTTATAGGATTCCTGAAGCTTGTAGCATTTGGACCAATAGAGAAGTTGACAA GAAACTCCCTTATAAGGAGAAACATGTGTTACAACAGGCATCAATCCTTGGGAATTTAGAAAATTTTGGGGTGTTGAGGGAATCTTGTTCGAGTTCTGGTGAAACAAGTGAGGAGAAGGATTCtaagagagagcgagagagggaTAGTGATGTTCCTGCTGTGGTCGAGTTTGGTGCCGGAAGGGGGTATTTGACACAGGTTCTTGCGGATTGTTACGGGATCAAGAAAGTGTTATTGGTGGAACGGAAGTCATATAAGTTGAAA GCTGATCGGAGTTTGCGACAGAAAGAGAGCTTAGTGTTAGATAGGTTGAGAATCGACA TTGAGGATCTAAATTTGAATGCCGTAGAATCATTAAAAGGAGTTGGCTACATTGCAATCGGCAAACATCTTTGTGGGCCTGCAACAG ACATGACCTTAAGATGTTGCATTCGCCAACATTCCAATGAAAACGAAGCTGTTCAGTCCCAAGCAAGTTGTTACCTGAGAGGGTTAGCTATTGCTACATGTTGCCATCATCTTTGCCAGTGGAAAAGCTACATTA GTAAGAAATACATATCTGATATGGGTTTCACCAAGGAAGATTTTCATGCGATCACATGGTTTACCAGCTGGGCCGTTGATGCAGATCATGGCTCGGATTTTCCTGTCATAGATTTCTCTACTCAACTTGAGATCAT GACTACTGAAAAGAAAGAGTTGTTGCTAGACACAGAATCATGCAAAGTTGAAGATATAGTGAAAAATATGCAGCCCATTGATCGAGCTGTGTTGGGCTACATGTGCAAGGATATCATTGATGCTGCGAGACTTATGTGGGCGAAGGCGCAAGGTCTAAAATGTGAGCTTGTGAAGTATGTTCCTGTCACCATTTCTCCTGAAAACCGCGTCTTGATGGCCAAGTAG